GACGGGCACGCATCGGCTCATTACAATAACAGAAAGTATTAAACAGACGTTGACGCTTTTTATCGCTCTCATTCAGATCTGGAGTTACAGTTGTAATTCCGCCGGAAACTTCAATTCCGTAATCCTTCATTACGCGCTTTATCATTTCAATCTGTTCACGGGAAGCAAACTCATCACGATAAGTTTCAAGGTAAATCTTATCGATTTTCACATATTTCTGAAGAAAATCTGCATCTTTGCGAAGCTGTTCTTCAGTTACGCGGTTTACCCATGCAGCCACACAATAAGTTACGGTCTTGAAATTTTTATAAAACATAGCAGGCTTAAGCTCCTAAAAAATGATAAATATATCACGGAATTTTAAAAAATTATAACACGGAACTTTTATAAATATTGAAATCTTCTCTATATTTCTAGTAAGTTTTTTTTACAATTTTTTTACACGCCCATTATATAAAACCTCAATTTTTTGTGTACAATAATGATTAATTCGAGGTTATATATGTTTCATAGAAAAGATTCAGCAAAATTCAGAGTTCTCGACAGCAACGGAAAGCCAGTCGCAAATACAAAGGTTCATATCAATCAGATAAATCATGAATTTTTGTTCGGCTGTGGTGCTTTTGAAAGCCTTCCGTACACTCATGGACAAGCTGTACACAACGGTACCGGTGCACCTCTTCCAACAGGACCAGACGGCAAACAATACACCGAAGAAGAACTCATAAAAGAACATGATCGCCTCGAAGACCGCATGAACAAATGGCTTGGTCTTTTCAACTATGGAACCCTTCCTTTTTACTGGGGCGGCTATGAACCCGAAGAAGGAAGCCCTCACACAGATCAGCTTATGGCTGCTGCCAAATTCCTTAAGAGCAAAGATGTAACCGTAAAAGGACATCCTCTCTGCTGGCATACAGGCTGTGTTCCATGGCTTATGGAATATGACAATGAAACAATCCTCAAAAGGCAGCTTGAACGTATTCACCGCGATGTAGGCAATTTCAAAGGCGTAATTGATATGTGGGATGTTATCAATGAAGTTGTGATTATGCCTGTTTATGATAAATATGATAACGCAATTACCCGAATCTGTAAGGAATATGGCCGCGTTGGACTCGTAAAAAAGGTTTTTGATGCAGCACAGGAAACAAATCCAGATGGAATCTTCCTTATTAACGATTTTAATCTTTCTGAGAAATACGAACAGCTCATTACAGACTGTCTCGATGCCGGAGCTCCAATCAAAACAATCGGACTTCAGTCGCATCAACATCAGGGAGTGTGGTCTCTCGAAAAAACAGAAGAAATTCTGAGCCGTTTTGAACATTTTGGCCTTCCAATTCACTTTACAGAAAACACAATTGTTGCGGGTCCTCTTGTTGCACCGGAAATCACCGACCTTCAGGATGCACATTATAATGATGATGATTCAACTCCAGAACTCGAACAGAAGCAGGCCGAAAATCTCGAAAGAATGTACCGCAACCTCTTTGAAAATCATCCGCTTGTCACAGCAATCACAAACTGGGACTTTGGCGACGGAGCCTGGCTCAATGCCCCAAGCGGCGTAATTCGTAAGGACGGAAGCCTTAAACCATCATATAATGCCCTTCACCACCTTATAAAAGAAGAATGGCACACTGAACTGGACGCAACAACCGACGCAAATGGCTTTATCACAATTGAAGGTTATAAGGGAAAATACGAAATTTCCAGCAGTGCCGGCAAAAAAGCGACATTTGAACTCAGTAAAGGCGGCGATATTCAGCTCATTTAGAGCTTTCCATCCCTTTTCTGTGTCTTTTTATTACTAATAATTTCTCTAAAATCTTTTTTGATTGTTCCGATAATGGAACTATGAGAGCATCTAATAAGTCTAGTATCATAACCGGAGTCGTTTTGCTCGCGCTGGCGGCCCTTTTTACAATCAGTTTAATTCTTCTGCCACTGGATTACGGCGTTGCCGGTCCAGGACATAACAATATTATTTACTTACTCGGAGACATGCTGTATTCAGTATACGGATTCTGCAGCATTTTGATTCCATCTTTCCTGCTTGTTTCAGGACTTTCATGCTTTGCTTCTAAGTGGACAGCACGCAAAACACTTCGCCTTTTAACAGCACTTATTCCATTTTTTACCTGTGTTGTTACAGAAAGCATTATACGTTCAATTGTAAAGGTAGATCATTCTCCTTTTGCCATTGCTAAAATCCTCATTGCGCTTGTAACTGGCGCTATGTTAGTTGTAATTGAATATCTCGGAACTGGAATTATAGCTGATCGTCTTAATCATGGCGGCTTTAAAAATCTTAGAAAGAAGCCTTTAAAAGGCAAAGATTCCGCAGATGATATTCTTTCTGATGTTGAAGATATTTCAGAACCTGAAGAGACATCAGATGAAGCAGATACTGAACTTCCAGAATTCAAAAAACTTTCAAAACTCAAAGTACCAAAGGACACTCTTTTTGGTAAGTTGAAGAAAAAGTTCAAGAAAGCTGATGATGAAGATGATAACGATGAAACTGTAGTCTCAAAACCAACAATTTTTGATGAAATTCTTGATGATGTTGAACCATATGAGGAAGAACCAGCTGCAGAAGAAGAAACTTCAGTAGAAGAGCCTGTTGCAGCTGAAGCCTCTTCCCTCACACAGGAAGAATTTGCCGCCCTCACAACACCAGCCGATGAACTGGAATGGCCGGGACTTCCTCCACAGCCAAAGAATCTTCCTCCAGAATATGATGCAGATTTCGATGAAAACGATCCTGCCTTGGAATTCCCTCCAAAAGATGACAATACAGACGATACAGTAGTTGAAGCTGTTGAAGACGCACAGCCAGTAGCTCCAGAAAAACCAGCTTCTGACGATAACAATGACCCATACGCAACAACACGCTATATAGACTCAGTTGTGGAAAATCCTCTTTATCCTCATAAAATCGTGATAAACGATGATCCAACCCCTGCTGAAGAACCGGAAAAAAAAACTCCAGCTCAACCAGTAACTGAAAAACCTAAATATCCTACACGCATCCAGCTTCAGGATGATGCAGTTTTTGAATCAAAAACAGAACCTGCTATCAATACAAAGCCAGCTATTTACAATAAGCCTGCAGAAGATGCTAACGAACGTGCAGTTGGTTCATATTTTGAAGATGAAGTTGATGAACCAAAAATCGCAACAAAAGAAAATCTCTATAATTACTTTGAGAATGTAGATACTAAAAAAACAGCTCCAAAGATTGAAGACCCATATCAGGCCGAAAAGAATCAGGTTTCTGAACCTGACGAAACTAGCACAGCCGTAGGGGACGACCATCAGATCTTCTCACAGCTTGCCCAGCAGGAAGAAACACAAGAAGAAGTAAATATCTCAAC
The Treponema bryantii DNA segment above includes these coding regions:
- a CDS encoding endo-1,4-beta-xylanase; this encodes MFHRKDSAKFRVLDSNGKPVANTKVHINQINHEFLFGCGAFESLPYTHGQAVHNGTGAPLPTGPDGKQYTEEELIKEHDRLEDRMNKWLGLFNYGTLPFYWGGYEPEEGSPHTDQLMAAAKFLKSKDVTVKGHPLCWHTGCVPWLMEYDNETILKRQLERIHRDVGNFKGVIDMWDVINEVVIMPVYDKYDNAITRICKEYGRVGLVKKVFDAAQETNPDGIFLINDFNLSEKYEQLITDCLDAGAPIKTIGLQSHQHQGVWSLEKTEEILSRFEHFGLPIHFTENTIVAGPLVAPEITDLQDAHYNDDDSTPELEQKQAENLERMYRNLFENHPLVTAITNWDFGDGAWLNAPSGVIRKDGSLKPSYNALHHLIKEEWHTELDATTDANGFITIEGYKGKYEISSSAGKKATFELSKGGDIQLI